A stretch of Canis lupus baileyi chromosome 2, mCanLup2.hap1, whole genome shotgun sequence DNA encodes these proteins:
- the FAM174A gene encoding membrane protein FAM174A isoform X3, whose protein sequence is MKGSRCGRGVSPLLAAALLLLLLLPPPPPGPGGAWASLLRAAAPGPAAPGTSPPLRPGPTAAGSPGRAPADAAGPRGAEGGNGSSPRAGLAADDSGGKAREEDSAGGSLAVSPNPGDKPMTQRALTVLMVVSGAVLVYFVVRTVRMRRRNRKTRRYGVLDTNIENMELTPLEQDDEDDDNTLFDANHPRR, encoded by the exons ATGAAGGGCTCGCGCTGCGGCCGCGGCGTCAGCCCGCTCTTGGCCGCcgccctgctgctgctgctgctgctgccgccgccgccgccgggcccgGGGGGCGCTTGGGCCTCGCTGCTGCGGGCGGCCGCgccgggccccgcggccccggggacCTCGCCGCCCCTGCGTCCCGGCCCCACCGCCGCCGGGTCGCCGGGCCGGGCGCCCGCAGacgccgcggggccgcggggcgcggagggcggcAACGGCAGCAGCCCCCGGGCGGGGCTGGCCGCGGACGACTCCGGCGGGAAGGCCCGGGAGGAAGACTCGGCGGGCGGGAGCCTGGCCGTGAGCCCCAACCCCGGCGACAAGCCGATGACCCAGCGGGCCCTGACCGTGCTGATGGTGGTGAGCGGCGCGGTGCTGGTGTACTTCGTCGTCAGGACCGTCAG GATGAGAAGAAGAAACCGAAAGACTAGGAGATACGGAGTTTTGGACACTAACATAGAAAACATGGAGTTGACACCTTTAGAACaagatgatgaggatgatgataacACTTTGTTTGATGCCAATCATCCTCGAAGGTAA
- the FAM174A gene encoding membrane protein FAM174A isoform X1 produces the protein MRTRRSAPDVIEGACRSSLATESVRSTAGGGDVRTSGSPGSCRGRRRCPCHLPPPGRGPGVGRRFCVRRGAHGPSWSQGGGPGGSRALRGRSGDDEGLALRPRRQPALGRRPAAAAAAAAAAAGPGGRLGLAAAGGRAGPRGPGDLAAPASRPHRRRVAGPGARRRRGAAGRGGRQRQQPPGGAGRGRLRREGPGGRLGGREPGREPQPRRQADDPAGPDRADGGERRGAGVLRRQDRQKVKD, from the exons ATGCGCACTCGGCGGAGCGCGCCTGACGTCATCGAAGGCGCCTGCCGCTCCTCGTTAGCAACCGAAAGCGTCCGTAGTACCGCGGGCGGCGGAGATGTACGGACTTCCGGTTCTCCGGGCAGctgccgcggccgccgccgctgcccctgccacctgcccccgcCGGGCCGCGGTCCAGGGGTGGGTCGCCGCTTCTGCGTTCGCCGCGGCGCCCATGGTCCCTCGTGGAGCCAGGGCGGCGGGCCCGGCGGCTCCCGCGCGCTGAGAGGGCGCTCCGGGGACGATGAAGGGCTCGCGCTGCGGCCGCGGCGTCAGCCCGCTCTTGGCCGCcgccctgctgctgctgctgctgctgccgccgccgccgccgggcccgGGGGGCGCTTGGGCCTCGCTGCTGCGGGCGGCCGCgccgggccccgcggccccggggacCTCGCCGCCCCTGCGTCCCGGCCCCACCGCCGCCGGGTCGCCGGGCCGGGCGCCCGCAGacgccgcggggccgcggggcgcggagggcggcAACGGCAGCAGCCCCCGGGCGGGGCTGGCCGCGGACGACTCCGGCGGGAAGGCCCGGGAGGAAGACTCGGCGGGCGGGAGCCTGGCCGTGAGCCCCAACCCCGGCGACAAGCCGATGACCCAGCGGGCCCTGACCGTGCTGATGGTGGTGAGCGGCGCGGTGCTGGTGTACTTCGTCGTCAGGACCGTCAG aaagtcAAAGACTAA
- the FAM174A gene encoding membrane protein FAM174A isoform X2 — translation MKGSRCGRGVSPLLAAALLLLLLLPPPPPGPGGAWASLLRAAAPGPAAPGTSPPLRPGPTAAGSPGRAPADAAGPRGAEGGNGSSPRAGLAADDSGGKAREEDSAGGSLAVSPNPGDKPMTQRALTVLMVVSGAVLVYFVVRTVRMRRRNRKTRRYGVLDTNIENMELTPLEQDDEDDDNTLFDANHPRR, via the exons ATGAAGGGCTCGCGCTGCGGCCGCGGCGTCAGCCCGCTCTTGGCCGCcgccctgctgctgctgctgctgctgccgccgccgccgccgggcccgGGGGGCGCTTGGGCCTCGCTGCTGCGGGCGGCCGCgccgggccccgcggccccggggacCTCGCCGCCCCTGCGTCCCGGCCCCACCGCCGCCGGGTCGCCGGGCCGGGCGCCCGCAGacgccgcggggccgcggggcgcggagggcggcAACGGCAGCAGCCCCCGGGCGGGGCTGGCCGCGGACGACTCCGGCGGGAAGGCCCGGGAGGAAGACTCGGCGGGCGGGAGCCTGGCCGTGAGCCCCAACCCCGGCGACAAGCCGATGACCCAGCGGGCCCTGACCGTGCTGATGGTGGTGAGCGGCGCGGTGCTGGTGTACTTCGTCGTCAGGACCGTCAG GATGAGAAGAAGAAACCGAAAGACTAGGAGATACGGAGTTTTGGACACTAACATAGAAAACATGGAGTTGACACCTTTAGAACaagatgatgaggatgatgataacACTTTGTTTGATGCCAATCATCCTCGAAG